Proteins encoded within one genomic window of Eurosta solidaginis isolate ZX-2024a chromosome 1, ASM4086904v1, whole genome shotgun sequence:
- the LOC137237051 gene encoding uncharacterized protein — protein sequence MAGLEKFQANKAWRAKVKKLFVMQRKATTPAKEPVSCQRFSLDLEEDLKTLLEARAAPRVANVDQHESNVAVSGNAMNKIFEMENKSNNANTIKRIPYNFSTKASCDETIFECQQQRTSDESFMDLEKCVIKQHPILTAHYLSTYIARTRIWLKKMLKSAAPMETILKSLVNKNYKK from the exons atggctggattggaaaaatttcaagcaaataaagcttggcgtgcaaaagtcaagaaattatttgtcatgcaacg aaaggctacaacgcctgctaaagagccggtatcttgccaacgctttagcttggatttagaggaggatctaaaaactttgctagaagcacgcgcagctcctcgtgtagcgaatgtggatcaacacgaaagtaacgttgctgttagcggaaatgcaatgaacaaaatatttgaaatggaaaataaatccaacaatgcaaacactataaagaggattccttataatttttcaactaagGCATCTTGTGACGAAACTATATTCGAATGCCAACAGCAGCGTACGTCTGATGAAAGTTTTATGGATTTGGaaaaatgtgtgataaaacagcatccgatcctgacagcacactatttaagtacatacatagcgagaacaaggatatggttaaagaagatgctaaaaagcgcagcgccgatggaaactattttaaagtcccttgtaaacaag aactacaagaaatag